The following are from one region of the Quercus robur chromosome 1, dhQueRobu3.1, whole genome shotgun sequence genome:
- the LOC126723861 gene encoding ABC transporter G family member 23 has protein sequence MPSCLRQMPIEDDSVILFSTSNSPEESSASPSSSFYHSPSAAPQNSKTTYKLAVRNLSYTIHPHGSLATSFCHLVQKPKPINILKSVSFVARSSEILAIVGPSGTGKSTLLQVISGRVKEKYFDPKTISINDQRMSSPAQLRKICGFVAQEDNLLPLLTVKETLMFGAKFRLKEMNAKERELRVESLMQELGLLHVADSFVGDEENRGISGGERKRVSIGVDMIHDPPILLLDEPTSGLDSKSALQVIELLSSIAKGKERTVVFSIHQPSYRILQYISNFLILSRGSVVHNGSLESLEGIINELGYQIPMQLNALEFAMEIISTLEDSYSKAIMSTVEEEGQYSFLMWPAGALGRVPQYKDGGQMGNCYFSFFFEIMFLCSRFWKIIYRTKQLFLARTMQAIVGGFGLGSVYLKVRKDEGGVTERLGLFAFSLSFLLSSTVEALPIYLQERRVLMKEASRGAYRISSYLIANTIVFLPFLFVVALLFAVPIYWLVGLNSSITAFAFFTFIVWLILLMASSLVLFLSAVSPDFISGNSLICTVLGAYFLFSGYFIPKEIIPKYWLFMYYVSLYRYPLDSLLINEYWSVRSECFSWQDQDHSQCLLTGLDVLKSRGLDKDTRWMNVGIMFCFFVFYRVLCWIILSRRASKTTI, from the coding sequence ATGCCTTCTTGCCTTAGGCAGATGCCCATCGAAGATGACTCTGTGATACTCTTCTCAACTTCTAATTCCCCAGAAGAATCCAGTGCTAGCCCTTCCTCTTCCTTCTATCACTCACCAAGTGCAGCAcctcaaaattccaaaacaacTTACAAACTAGCTGTGAGAAATCTTTCCTACACTATTCACCCACATGGGTCACTAGCCACTTCATTTTGTCACTTGGTACAAAAGCCTAAGCCCATCAACATACTCAAGTCAGTCTCCTTTGTTGCCAGGAGTTCAGAGATTCTAGCCATTGTTGGCCCAAGTGGCACTGGGAAATCTACTTTGCTCCAAGTAATATCAGGAAGggttaaggaaaaatattttgatcCTAAAACTATCTCAATCAATGATCAGCGTATGAGTAGTCCAGCTCAGTTGAGAAAGATATGTGGCTTTGTGGCACAGGAAGATAATCTACTTCCATTACTCACTGTAAAGGAAACTCTGATGTTCGGTGCCAAGTTTAGGCTCAAAGAAATGAATGctaaagagagagaattaagGGTGGAGAGCTTAATGCAAGAGCTTGGTCTTTTGCATGTTGCGGATAGTTTTGTTGGAGATGAAGAGAATAGAGGGATATCTGGTGGAGAAAGGAAAAGGGTATCTATTGGAGTTGACATGATTCATGACCCTCCAATTTTGCTCCTGGATGAGCCAACTTCAGGCCTAGACAGCAAGTCAGCGCTACAAGTAATTGAgctgctctcttcaattgcaaAAGGGAAGGAAAGGACAGTGGTTTTTTCTATTCACCAACCAAGCTATAGAATTCTTCAATACATTTCCAACTTTTTGATCCTCTCTCGTGGCTCGGTTGTCCATAATGGTAGCCTTGAATCACTTGAGGGAATTATAAATGAACTGGGCTATCAAATTCCAATGCAACTCAATGCTTTAGAATTTGCCATGGAAATTATATCTACACTAGAGGATTCATATTCCAAAGCAATCATGTCTACTGTAGAAGAGGAGGGGCAGTATTCCTTCTTGATGTGGCCAGCAGGGGCATTAGGCAGAGTTCCACAATACAAAGATGGCGGACAAATGGGTAAttgttatttttcctttttttttgagatcatGTTTTTGTGCTCAAGATTTTGGAAGATTATTTATAGAACAAAGCAGCTGTTCTTGGCAAGAACAATGCAAGCTATTGTGGGGGGATTTGGTTTGGGAAGCGTATACTTGAAAGTGAGAAAAGATGAAGGAGGTGTTACAGAACGATTGGGACTATTTGCATTCAGTCttagttttcttctttcttccacAGTTGAAGCTCTCCCGATATACCTTCAAGAGCGGCGTGTTTTGATGAAGGAAGCCTCAAGAGGCGCCTATAGAATATCATCCTACTTGATTGCAAATACTATTGTCTTTCTGCCCTTCTTATTTGTGGTAGCTCTTCTTTTTGCTGTTCCAATATATTGGCTTGTAGGACTTAATTCATCCATCACTGCTTTTGCGTTTTTCACCTTTATTGTCTGGCTTATTTTGTTGATGGCTAGCTCCCTAGTGCTCTTCTTAAGTGCAGTCTCACCGGATTTCATTTCTGGGAATTCTCTCATCTGCACAGTTCTTGGAGCCTACTTCCTCTTCTCTGGCTACTTCATTCCAAAAGAAATCATCCCAAAATATTGGCTCTTTATGTACTATGTGTCCCTTTATAGGTACCCATTGGATTCACTTCTCATAAATGAATACTGGAGTGTGAGAAGTGAGTGTTTTTCTTGGCAGGATCAAGATCATTCCCAGTGTTTGCTGACAGGATTGGATGTGTTGAAGAGTAGAGGACTCGACAAGGACACTAGGTGGATGAATGTGGGGATCATGTTTTGCTTCTTTGTGTTCTATCGTGTGCTTTGTTGGATCATTCTTTCTCGAAGAGCTTCCAAAACGACAATATAA